A window from Myxococcus fulvus encodes these proteins:
- a CDS encoding Uma2 family endonuclease: MESGLGGGVYRSEGNVEKKPATYADLEALPETVIGELIDGVLHVSPRPAPRHSLAASVLGGELMGPFYKGRGGPGGWFILFEPELHLSGGNVLVPDLAGWRRERMSEIPSGGGCTIVPDWVCEVLSPSTSRLDRFAKQPIYGREGVKNLWLIDPKIRTLEVWRLEGAGYQKIAQHEGRAKVRAEPFEAIELELGFLWDAG; this comes from the coding sequence ATGGAATCGGGGTTGGGCGGCGGGGTTTACCGGAGTGAGGGCAACGTGGAGAAGAAGCCGGCGACCTATGCGGACCTGGAGGCGCTCCCCGAGACGGTCATCGGGGAGCTCATCGACGGCGTGCTGCATGTCAGTCCCAGGCCGGCGCCTCGGCACTCGTTGGCGGCGTCGGTCCTCGGCGGGGAGTTGATGGGGCCCTTCTACAAAGGGCGCGGCGGGCCAGGAGGCTGGTTCATCCTGTTCGAGCCGGAGCTCCATCTCTCCGGCGGAAATGTCCTCGTCCCGGACCTCGCTGGGTGGCGGCGCGAGCGGATGTCGGAGATTCCGAGCGGGGGCGGCTGCACCATCGTTCCGGACTGGGTCTGCGAGGTGCTCTCTCCGTCGACCTCGCGGCTGGACCGCTTCGCCAAGCAGCCCATCTACGGTCGTGAGGGCGTGAAGAACCTGTGGCTCATCGATCCGAAGATCCGGACGCTGGAGGTCTGGCGACTGGAGGGCGCGGGGTACCAGAAAATCGCCCAGCACGAGGGGCGGGCCAAGGTGCGCGCGGAGCCATTCGAGGCCATCGAACTGGAGCTGGGTTTCCTCTGGGACGCAGGGTAG
- a CDS encoding vWA domain-containing protein, with the protein MKPALKLPIILGSAAALAVSALLLGKPSTDEAPAPVVVAPPVSPPAPVAVVPAAPVAPPAPQVVDPKTAPVIQIALLLDTSGSMDGLLDQARTQLWNIVNRFAKAKRGGAAPRLELALYTYGDTTPGASSSEIRQVTPFTSDLDALSERLFALRTSGSSEHGGEVIQEATRKLEWSPKEDAMRLIFVAGNETFIQGPVDYREAVAAARKKGITVNTIHCGDYEQGIADHWKDAATRADGSYMNIDQNQKVVELAAPQDDEIARLGAELNNTYVVYGGAEAKESQQRQATQDKLSRGVSLSNMASRAMAKSSGNYSNESWDLVDAVKKNKVDLGSVAAEELPEPMRNLDAAGRKAWLAAREKEREALQQRIQQLGKERQQFLAEARKKQATPGDDTLDGVIGQVVQREASKRSFTLE; encoded by the coding sequence ATGAAACCGGCCCTCAAGCTCCCCATCATCCTCGGCTCGGCCGCGGCGCTCGCGGTCTCCGCGCTCCTGTTGGGCAAGCCGTCCACGGACGAGGCTCCCGCCCCTGTCGTCGTGGCGCCTCCCGTCAGCCCTCCGGCGCCCGTGGCGGTGGTGCCCGCTGCTCCCGTGGCGCCTCCCGCGCCCCAGGTCGTGGACCCGAAGACGGCGCCGGTCATCCAGATTGCGCTCCTGCTCGACACGAGCGGCAGCATGGATGGGCTGTTGGACCAGGCGCGCACCCAGCTGTGGAACATCGTGAACCGCTTCGCCAAGGCGAAGCGTGGCGGCGCGGCGCCCCGGCTGGAGCTGGCCCTCTACACCTATGGCGACACCACCCCCGGCGCGAGCTCGAGCGAGATCCGCCAGGTGACGCCCTTCACCTCGGACTTGGATGCGCTCTCCGAGCGGCTGTTCGCCCTGCGCACCTCCGGCAGCTCGGAGCACGGTGGCGAGGTCATCCAGGAGGCCACCCGGAAGCTCGAGTGGAGCCCCAAGGAGGACGCGATGCGGCTCATCTTCGTCGCCGGCAACGAGACCTTCATCCAGGGGCCGGTCGACTACCGCGAGGCGGTGGCCGCCGCGCGCAAGAAGGGCATCACCGTGAACACCATCCACTGCGGTGACTACGAGCAGGGCATCGCGGACCACTGGAAGGACGCGGCCACGCGCGCCGACGGCAGCTACATGAACATCGACCAGAACCAGAAGGTCGTCGAGCTGGCCGCTCCGCAGGACGATGAGATTGCCCGCCTGGGCGCCGAGCTGAACAACACCTACGTGGTGTACGGCGGTGCGGAGGCGAAGGAGAGCCAGCAGCGCCAGGCCACGCAGGACAAGCTCTCTCGCGGCGTGTCGCTGTCGAACATGGCCTCGCGTGCGATGGCGAAGAGCTCCGGGAACTATTCCAACGAGAGCTGGGACCTGGTGGACGCGGTGAAGAAGAACAAGGTGGACCTGGGCTCCGTCGCGGCGGAGGAGCTGCCCGAGCCCATGCGCAACCTGGACGCGGCGGGGCGCAAGGCGTGGCTCGCGGCCCGGGAGAAGGAGCGAGAGGCGCTCCAGCAGCGCATCCAGCAGCTCGGCAAGGAGCGCCAGCAGTTCCTGGCGGAGGCGCGCAAGAAGCAGGCGACCCCGGGCGACGACACGCTGGACGGCGTCATCGGCCAGGTGGTGCAGCGCGAGGCGAGCAAGCGCAGCTTCACCCTGGAGTAG
- a CDS encoding response regulator transcription factor: MAARRVLVVEDDPAIRRGIVDALRFEGYEVLEAGVKEEGQRVAERTPVDLVLLDLVLPDGDGLDLLAAVRKSRPTLPVIILTARGQEEDRVKGLKLGADDYVVKPFSVRELLARVGAVLRRSAERPVGASRVEFPGGHFVVERRELSFDDGTRMDLSEREADALRYLGENPGRAISREELLDRVWHLPARGLQTRTVDMTMARLREKLRDDSAEPRVILTVRGKGYMFSQSGGTR; this comes from the coding sequence ATGGCCGCGCGCCGAGTGCTCGTCGTCGAGGATGACCCCGCCATCCGGCGCGGAATCGTGGATGCGCTTCGCTTCGAGGGCTACGAGGTCCTCGAGGCGGGCGTGAAGGAAGAGGGCCAGCGCGTGGCCGAGCGCACGCCGGTGGACCTGGTGCTGCTGGACCTGGTGCTCCCTGATGGTGACGGATTGGACCTGCTGGCGGCGGTGCGCAAGAGCCGGCCCACGCTGCCCGTCATCATCCTCACCGCCCGGGGCCAGGAGGAGGACCGGGTGAAGGGCCTGAAGCTCGGCGCGGACGACTACGTGGTGAAGCCCTTCTCGGTGCGGGAGCTGCTGGCTCGGGTAGGTGCGGTGCTCCGACGCTCGGCCGAGCGTCCCGTGGGCGCCTCCCGCGTGGAGTTCCCAGGCGGGCACTTCGTGGTGGAGCGCCGCGAGCTGAGCTTCGATGACGGCACTCGGATGGACCTGTCGGAGCGTGAGGCGGATGCGCTGCGCTACCTGGGGGAGAACCCCGGTCGGGCCATCTCCCGCGAGGAGCTGCTCGACCGCGTGTGGCACCTGCCCGCGCGCGGACTGCAGACGCGCACGGTGGACATGACGATGGCGCGCCTGCGCGAGAAGCTGCGCGATGACTCGGCCGAGCCCCGCGTCATCCTCACGGTGCGCGGCAAGGGCTACATGTTCTCCCAGTCGGGCGGCACCCGATGA
- a CDS encoding sensor histidine kinase, which yields MIRSWRIWLAVSACLALALAGVVWLSVFALRLDRADRQARMSAAREENVRLALWRLDSELLPLVARESAVPAEAYAAVAPVPGLLDARNAPLPEGQAWIASPLLSGPPEHVLLHFQVDSAGNVSSPQVIEASLRASLGVAPPRVAEEVLRARLEHVSRQLGGLRLREALATRDAPASKGSPLSRVQSKLSSSFQELKNASEYDARSRSARQAANQNVVAYQAQEPSAARANPRAEMRALWVGDALLLGRLVQVDGQEVLQGCWLDWPGLSRWLQGRVEDLLPGATLEPARGDVTATGEGRLLAALPVRLVPGSTSAEEGSSGALSSLPLVLTVAWSGVALAGVAVVALLVGVMALSERRGAFVSAVTHELRTPLTTFRMYTEMLSAGMVPDAARRQEYFDILHREAERLSHLVENVLAYARIERGRAPARLEPVAVDALVSRMEPRLAERALQAGLMLSVDIPPDVTVMTDPSAVEQVLFNLVDNASKYAAGASDTRLHLELERRGRRVGLVVRDHGPGVDPATARKLFEPFSKSVQAAARSAPGVGLGLALCRQLARSMRGELRYAPAREGGARFVLWLPTA from the coding sequence ATGATTCGCTCCTGGCGCATCTGGCTCGCGGTGAGCGCCTGTCTGGCGCTGGCCCTGGCCGGCGTGGTGTGGCTGTCCGTCTTCGCCCTGCGCCTGGACCGCGCGGACCGTCAGGCCCGCATGAGCGCGGCGCGCGAGGAGAACGTGCGGCTGGCGCTGTGGCGGCTGGACTCGGAGCTGTTGCCGCTGGTGGCCCGGGAGAGCGCGGTGCCGGCGGAGGCGTACGCGGCCGTGGCTCCCGTGCCCGGCCTGCTGGACGCTCGCAACGCCCCGCTGCCGGAGGGTCAGGCGTGGATTGCGTCCCCGTTGCTCTCGGGGCCGCCGGAGCATGTCCTGCTCCACTTCCAGGTGGACTCCGCCGGGAACGTCTCCTCGCCGCAGGTCATCGAGGCGTCGCTGCGCGCCTCGCTTGGAGTGGCCCCGCCCCGTGTGGCGGAGGAGGTGCTCCGGGCTCGCCTGGAGCACGTGTCGCGCCAGCTCGGTGGCCTCCGGCTGCGCGAGGCGCTGGCGACGCGGGATGCGCCGGCCTCGAAGGGCAGCCCGTTGTCTCGCGTCCAGAGCAAGCTGTCGTCCTCGTTCCAGGAGCTCAAGAACGCCAGTGAGTACGACGCCCGCTCGCGCAGCGCGCGCCAGGCCGCGAACCAGAATGTCGTGGCCTACCAGGCCCAGGAACCGTCGGCGGCTCGCGCCAACCCTCGCGCGGAGATGCGGGCGCTCTGGGTGGGCGACGCGCTCCTGCTGGGCCGGCTCGTCCAGGTCGATGGCCAGGAGGTCCTCCAGGGCTGCTGGCTGGACTGGCCCGGGTTGAGCCGCTGGCTCCAGGGCCGCGTGGAGGACCTGCTCCCGGGCGCGACGCTGGAGCCCGCACGGGGCGACGTCACGGCGACAGGGGAGGGGAGGCTCCTGGCGGCCCTGCCGGTGCGGCTGGTGCCGGGCTCCACTTCCGCCGAGGAGGGCTCCTCGGGCGCCCTCTCGTCCCTGCCGCTCGTCCTCACGGTCGCCTGGAGCGGCGTGGCGCTCGCGGGCGTGGCGGTGGTGGCGCTCCTGGTGGGAGTGATGGCGCTGAGCGAGCGCCGGGGCGCCTTCGTGTCGGCGGTGACGCACGAGCTGCGCACGCCGCTGACGACGTTCCGCATGTACACGGAGATGCTGTCGGCGGGCATGGTCCCGGACGCCGCGCGGCGACAGGAGTACTTCGACATCCTCCACCGCGAGGCGGAGCGGCTCAGCCACCTGGTGGAAAACGTGCTCGCCTATGCCCGCATCGAGCGCGGGCGCGCGCCGGCCCGGTTGGAGCCGGTGGCGGTCGACGCGCTCGTGTCGCGGATGGAGCCCCGGCTGGCCGAGCGCGCGCTCCAGGCGGGGCTCATGCTCAGCGTGGACATCCCCCCGGACGTCACCGTGATGACGGACCCGTCGGCGGTGGAGCAGGTCCTCTTCAACCTTGTCGACAACGCGTCCAAGTACGCCGCTGGCGCCTCCGACACGCGCCTGCACCTGGAGCTGGAGCGGCGGGGCCGCCGGGTGGGGCTGGTGGTGAGGGACCACGGCCCGGGCGTGGACCCGGCCACGGCCCGAAAGCTCTTCGAGCCCTTCTCCAAGTCCGTTCAGGCCGCGGCCCGGTCCGCGCCCGGCGTGGGCCTGGGGCTCGCCCTGTGCCGCCAGCTGGCCCGGAGCATGCGCGGGGAGCTGCGCTACGCCCCGGCTCGCGAGGGCGGCGCCCGCTTCGTGCTGTGGCTACCCACCGCGTAG
- a CDS encoding ECF-type sigma factor, with product MSEKTSLLEGARNEGAEVRDALQGVAYQELREMTHAAMSGEASRATLRPMLLLRDICGRWAGESADMERRRHVLGVGAQAMRRALVEAVRVRNARRRDALREPLYLHDEVTESPVGVDIDVLGLERVLVELESFKPRLARLVELRYFAGLGIQETAAVLGVAPATVRRDWTFARGWLCEGVGH from the coding sequence ATGTCGGAGAAGACATCGCTGCTGGAAGGCGCTCGCAACGAAGGCGCGGAGGTCCGGGACGCTCTTCAGGGAGTGGCGTACCAGGAGCTCCGCGAGATGACGCATGCGGCCATGAGTGGTGAGGCCTCGCGGGCCACGCTGCGTCCCATGCTGCTGCTGCGCGACATCTGCGGGCGGTGGGCGGGCGAGTCCGCGGACATGGAGCGACGTCGCCATGTGCTGGGGGTGGGGGCCCAGGCGATGCGTCGGGCGTTGGTGGAGGCGGTGCGGGTGCGCAACGCCCGCCGTCGGGACGCGCTGCGCGAGCCCCTGTACCTGCACGACGAGGTGACCGAGTCCCCCGTGGGCGTCGACATCGACGTGCTGGGGTTGGAGCGGGTGCTGGTGGAGCTGGAGTCGTTCAAGCCCCGGCTGGCCCGCCTCGTGGAGCTTCGCTACTTCGCGGGCCTGGGCATCCAGGAGACCGCCGCGGTGCTGGGCGTGGCGCCCGCCACCGTGCGCCGGGACTGGACCTTCGCGCGCGGCTGGTTGTGCGAAGGCGTGGGGCACTGA